One window of Phycisphaeraceae bacterium genomic DNA carries:
- a CDS encoding DUF4870 domain-containing protein, with protein sequence MARNPFRTADHAGWRAAPRPSADRYTDSEASESERVYAMFTHLTSVLGLFIGLPVLAALVMWMIRRKDSPFLDDHGKEAVHFQLSLVIYGIALVPIAFVTLGLGAVVGGMCVLALGVVGTVLAAQAAHRGEYYRYPMTLRLF encoded by the coding sequence GTGGCTCGCAATCCCTTTCGAACCGCAGATCACGCCGGCTGGAGAGCAGCACCGCGTCCATCGGCGGATCGCTACACCGATTCCGAGGCCTCCGAGAGCGAGCGTGTCTATGCAATGTTCACGCACCTCACGTCGGTGCTTGGGCTCTTCATAGGGCTTCCAGTGCTCGCCGCCTTGGTGATGTGGATGATCCGGCGGAAAGACTCGCCTTTTCTCGACGATCACGGCAAAGAGGCCGTCCACTTCCAACTCTCACTGGTCATCTACGGCATCGCCCTTGTGCCTATCGCATTCGTGACGCTGGGGCTCGGTGCGGTTGTCGGAGGGATGTGCGTGCTGGCGTTGGGTGTCGTCGGCACGGTTCTCGCCGCACAAGCGGCACACCGCGGCGAGTATTACAGGTATCCCATGACTCTTCGTCTCTTCTGA
- a CDS encoding TolC family protein — translation MTQRRCRRMNSLVSITASYLSRRFHRIAFGLAAALVVGGCGGNPFATNEPDYGRMVAVDRLRSIQPSGIESMGMPAEAPTTGPEMLANAETLRRRFEGLDTVSLTLEECRAAALERNLDLRVVLVNPEIAATVVSEEEAAWESRLGVTYRRSEFDSPTSSELASAQSRFDTLQPEVVIPSRTGGNVTVSMPVTRNENDNPFTTLNPAYTTDFQIGLSQQLLRGAGRRANTHLLRVASYNRQISEAQTKLEVIRQLAAVDRAYWRLFAAREALEVSQRQFELAQSQLETARRAVNAGRLAEIEVIRAQSGLASRLEAIINAQNAVLSSQRNLKRVINLEGLGQDTPVMVVTASPPDPVRYEIEGKALVESALAARMEMLELELRLAADLSQIDYAKNQALPLLAFDYVYRVNGLGDSFNSSTTVMRENNFEDWELGLRAEIPIGNEAAKSRVRRALLTRLQRLATREAQKSSISQEVLDAVDSINAGWQRIMAARQSVILNQRTLDAEQRAFGVGNSTSTDVLDAAARLADAQLAEIRAVVDYQIGQIDLAFATGTLLGASRVDWAPGEPSESVVPRDSETPRASRRIVTTNSPDEG, via the coding sequence ATGACGCAACGAAGATGCCGCAGGATGAACTCGCTTGTGTCGATCACCGCAAGCTACCTGTCGAGGCGATTCCATCGCATCGCCTTCGGGCTCGCGGCGGCTCTGGTCGTGGGCGGGTGCGGCGGAAACCCATTCGCCACGAATGAGCCAGACTACGGACGCATGGTCGCGGTTGATCGTCTGCGGTCGATTCAGCCCTCCGGGATAGAGAGCATGGGCATGCCCGCCGAAGCACCGACCACCGGCCCGGAAATGCTGGCCAACGCCGAGACGCTTCGCCGTCGTTTCGAGGGGTTGGACACGGTCTCGCTCACGCTCGAAGAGTGCCGCGCCGCCGCATTGGAAAGAAACCTCGATCTTCGTGTGGTGCTCGTCAATCCGGAGATCGCGGCGACAGTCGTGAGCGAGGAGGAGGCCGCGTGGGAATCGCGTCTGGGGGTGACATACCGCCGCAGCGAGTTCGATTCTCCGACGTCAAGCGAGCTCGCCAGCGCTCAATCCCGCTTTGACACCCTTCAGCCCGAAGTCGTCATCCCGTCTCGAACAGGTGGCAATGTCACGGTCTCCATGCCTGTCACCCGGAATGAGAACGACAATCCGTTTACGACCTTGAATCCTGCCTACACCACAGACTTTCAGATTGGTCTCTCACAGCAACTGCTCAGGGGAGCCGGTCGGCGGGCGAACACTCATCTGCTCCGAGTCGCGTCGTACAACCGGCAGATCTCCGAGGCCCAGACGAAGCTCGAAGTCATCCGACAACTCGCCGCAGTGGACCGGGCGTACTGGCGTCTGTTCGCGGCCCGTGAGGCCCTTGAGGTTTCGCAGCGTCAGTTCGAGCTGGCTCAGTCCCAGCTCGAAACAGCTCGGCGAGCCGTGAACGCTGGCCGCCTCGCGGAGATCGAGGTCATTCGAGCGCAATCCGGACTTGCATCGCGTCTGGAAGCGATCATTAACGCTCAGAACGCCGTACTCTCAAGCCAGAGAAACCTCAAGCGTGTGATCAATCTCGAGGGGCTCGGCCAAGATACACCCGTGATGGTGGTCACCGCCTCGCCGCCAGATCCGGTGAGGTATGAGATCGAAGGAAAGGCACTCGTCGAGTCCGCGCTCGCCGCGCGGATGGAGATGTTGGAGCTCGAGCTGCGCCTTGCGGCCGATCTGTCACAGATCGACTACGCAAAGAACCAGGCGCTCCCGCTGCTGGCCTTCGACTACGTTTATCGAGTCAACGGGCTTGGAGACTCGTTCAACTCAAGCACGACTGTGATGCGGGAGAACAACTTTGAGGACTGGGAGCTCGGCCTGAGAGCGGAGATCCCTATCGGCAACGAGGCCGCGAAGAGCCGCGTGCGTCGAGCGCTCCTGACCCGTCTGCAACGTCTCGCCACGCGGGAAGCCCAGAAGTCCTCCATCTCGCAGGAGGTTCTCGACGCGGTAGACTCGATCAACGCTGGGTGGCAGCGGATCATGGCGGCCCGGCAATCGGTGATCCTCAACCAACGCACGCTGGACGCCGAGCAGCGTGCCTTTGGTGTAGGCAACTCCACCAGCACTGATGTGCTCGACGCCGCGGCACGACTCGCCGACGCCCAGCTCGCAGAGATCAGGGCGGTTGTTGATTACCAGATCGGGCAGATCGATCTCGCCTTCGCAACCGGAACACTCCTCGGCGCATCGCGGGTTGATTGGGCACCGGGCGAGCCGAGCGAGTCCGTTGTTCCCCGGGACAGCGAGACCCCGCGTGCATCGCGTCGTATCGTCACGACAAACTCCCCTGACGAGGGATAA
- a CDS encoding amidophosphoribosyltransferase, producing MDDVNARRFSLPVLASPSTREPNRLFEADAVRDMEKKERCGVFGVWGVPEGPRLAYLGLYAQQHRGQEAAGIAVTDGRRIDGVVGMGLVADVISPHDLTHLCRVGEKGSIGHNRYSTAGGSLACNSQPLIESYIGGQVAIAHNGNLVNSDALRRMFEERGHLFHTTSDTEVIIHLLASPEQQRTPDPVAATLRRLQGAFSLVMLFADRIEAARDPWGWRPLVLGQLPDGQFVIASETVALDVAGAEFVREIEPGEIVTLSDQGLSSRRFAEPSPRSAHCVFEHVYFASPASVIFGQNVQTVRERLGEILATEAHVPADFVMPMPDSGRSAAAGYARACGLPYREGIVPNRYVGRTFIKPTQTERNAAVRLKLNVIAEIVRGKRVIVVDDSIVRGTTTRVKMEQIRQAGASEVHLRISCPPIRHPCFFGVDFAERSQLIANGRTVEQIRQYLGVDTLHYLTQEGMLSAMREPAEKYCTACYDGDYRIDVAHPVTERVIETDQMHIFGDA from the coding sequence ATGGACGATGTCAATGCCCGGCGCTTCTCACTCCCGGTTCTCGCTTCACCGTCGACACGGGAGCCGAACCGGCTCTTCGAAGCCGATGCTGTCCGCGATATGGAGAAGAAGGAGCGGTGCGGCGTCTTTGGCGTCTGGGGCGTGCCCGAGGGCCCGAGACTGGCATACCTCGGGCTGTACGCCCAGCAGCACAGGGGTCAGGAAGCAGCGGGCATCGCGGTCACCGATGGACGCCGGATCGATGGCGTGGTCGGTATGGGCTTGGTTGCCGACGTGATCTCGCCGCATGATCTCACCCACCTGTGCCGCGTCGGCGAGAAGGGGTCGATCGGGCACAATCGGTACTCAACAGCGGGTGGATCGCTGGCGTGCAACAGCCAGCCGCTGATCGAGTCGTATATCGGCGGTCAGGTCGCAATCGCTCACAACGGCAACTTAGTCAACAGCGATGCGCTTCGCCGGATGTTCGAGGAGCGTGGTCACCTCTTCCACACCACAAGCGACACCGAGGTCATCATCCACCTGCTGGCTTCTCCTGAGCAGCAGCGCACGCCCGATCCTGTCGCCGCAACGCTGAGGCGTCTCCAGGGTGCGTTCAGTCTCGTTATGCTGTTCGCCGACCGGATAGAGGCGGCACGCGATCCTTGGGGATGGCGTCCCTTGGTTCTGGGGCAACTTCCGGATGGGCAGTTTGTCATCGCCAGCGAGACCGTGGCGTTGGACGTTGCTGGGGCTGAGTTCGTGAGGGAGATTGAGCCGGGCGAGATCGTGACGCTCTCAGATCAGGGGCTCTCGTCTCGTCGCTTCGCCGAGCCGAGCCCTCGGTCAGCCCATTGTGTCTTTGAGCACGTCTACTTCGCCAGCCCGGCGAGTGTGATCTTCGGCCAGAATGTCCAGACCGTCCGCGAACGTCTCGGCGAGATCCTCGCGACCGAGGCCCACGTGCCGGCCGACTTCGTCATGCCGATGCCCGATTCCGGCAGATCCGCCGCCGCTGGCTATGCCCGTGCGTGCGGCCTTCCATACCGGGAAGGGATCGTCCCGAATCGGTACGTTGGCCGGACGTTCATCAAGCCGACGCAGACGGAGCGGAACGCCGCGGTCCGCCTCAAACTCAACGTGATTGCTGAGATTGTTCGCGGCAAGCGCGTGATCGTGGTTGACGATTCGATCGTCCGTGGCACAACGACTCGCGTGAAGATGGAACAGATCCGTCAGGCGGGTGCGAGCGAGGTGCACCTGCGGATCTCGTGTCCGCCGATCCGCCACCCGTGCTTCTTTGGCGTTGACTTCGCCGAACGAAGCCAGTTGATCGCCAACGGCAGGACCGTGGAGCAGATCCGCCAGTATCTCGGCGTTGACACGCTTCACTATCTCACGCAGGAAGGAATGCTGTCAGCGATGCGTGAACCGGCCGAGAAGTATTGCACCGCATGCTACGACGGCGACTATCGGATTGATGTGGCTCACCCGGTGACCGAGCGTGTCATCGAGACCGACCAGATGCACATCTTCGGGGATGCGTAG
- a CDS encoding HU family DNA-binding protein has product MAKKSGKSSKSSKSPAKAAPKAAKPAKITAASKRTKGELFALLGEHNGLSRKQVSGVFDTLSSVMAADLAKPSKDKPKVFVVPGLMKVTSRFKPATPARKGIDPFTKQEKMFKAKPASTAIKIRPLKGLKGMVS; this is encoded by the coding sequence ATGGCAAAGAAGTCTGGCAAGTCGTCGAAGTCCTCAAAGTCCCCTGCGAAAGCAGCCCCCAAGGCCGCCAAGCCCGCGAAGATCACCGCCGCCTCCAAGCGGACCAAGGGTGAGCTTTTCGCGCTTCTCGGGGAGCACAACGGCCTGAGCCGCAAGCAGGTCTCGGGTGTCTTCGACACGCTCTCATCGGTGATGGCTGCCGATCTGGCGAAGCCGAGCAAGGACAAGCCGAAGGTCTTCGTCGTTCCCGGTCTGATGAAGGTCACGAGCCGCTTCAAGCCCGCGACCCCGGCTCGGAAGGGCATCGATCCCTTCACCAAGCAGGAGAAGATGTTCAAGGCGAAGCCCGCCAGCACGGCTATCAAGATCCGCCCCCTCAAGGGCCTCAAGGGAATGGTCTCCTAA
- a CDS encoding endonuclease/exonuclease/phosphatase family protein, which yields MPDPNDTPRTLRMLAWNILHGGSGRRLPHIALEIVSHEPDLVVISEFRPTLGGQLLAILADRGLVHVAEASDGLPQTRNRLIMVSRFGFEPEMELIRDEPPECLRRRVVVRRLAREAGGLIVTGAHLPDDWIPSSALHGWAWLVDHAVRFRGDRHVILGDLNGSRDPGQPGGPPRHVAFGMGRLATAGYVDVFAANETGPREKSARHTTWKSHWGHELRLDHALVSGGVSSAIRRAEYLHEPRISGVSDHSAVLVELSVELENTGPLQ from the coding sequence ATGCCAGATCCGAACGACACGCCACGGACGCTCCGAATGCTGGCGTGGAACATCCTGCACGGTGGGAGCGGAAGGCGTTTGCCTCATATCGCGCTCGAAATCGTGTCCCATGAACCCGATCTGGTCGTGATCTCCGAGTTCCGTCCCACGTTAGGTGGACAACTGCTTGCGATACTTGCTGACCGGGGACTGGTGCATGTCGCCGAGGCCTCCGACGGCCTCCCGCAGACTCGGAACCGCCTGATCATGGTCTCACGGTTCGGCTTCGAACCCGAGATGGAGCTCATCAGGGATGAACCTCCAGAGTGCCTCCGTCGGAGGGTCGTCGTGCGTCGTCTGGCCCGAGAGGCGGGTGGACTGATCGTGACGGGTGCCCACCTGCCCGATGATTGGATTCCCAGCAGTGCCCTGCACGGTTGGGCTTGGCTTGTCGATCACGCGGTGCGATTTCGTGGCGACCGTCATGTCATACTCGGAGATCTCAATGGTTCACGAGATCCCGGGCAGCCCGGAGGGCCTCCGCGCCATGTCGCCTTCGGCATGGGCAGGCTCGCCACGGCGGGCTACGTCGACGTGTTTGCAGCAAACGAGACCGGACCACGCGAGAAATCCGCCCGCCACACAACATGGAAATCCCACTGGGGACACGAGTTGCGACTCGATCACGCGCTCGTTTCTGGCGGTGTTTCGTCCGCGATCCGACGGGCGGAATACCTGCATGAACCTCGGATTTCAGGGGTTTCGGACCACTCGGCGGTGTTGGTCGAACTGTCCGTCGAACTCGAGAACACAGGTCCCCTGCAATAG
- a CDS encoding D-glycerate dehydrogenase, with product MSDPSLSGQRPIVVVTHEIPGRLNVPGAEIRQSDVSKQTRADVLRMIHGASFVVTMYFDKVDSEFLDAAGPGLKGVCNFAVGYDNIDVALCKQRGVKVANTPGAVTEGTADLAWALILACARRLIEADRFARTDEYARRGPLGITEFLGMDLTGRTLLIVGAGRIGYATALRSIGWGMPVLYVARSRHLDFELAPLAARRVNLEEGLREADVVSVHTPLTSETRHIIDAKAISQMKPTSILINTSRGPTVDEGALVSALKERRIWGAGLDVFEHEPRLHPGLAELTNVVLAPHIGSAETKYRLLMTEMVSENARAVLSGREPINPVY from the coding sequence ATGAGCGATCCATCGTTGTCGGGACAGAGGCCGATTGTCGTTGTGACCCATGAGATTCCGGGGCGATTGAACGTGCCCGGGGCAGAGATACGCCAGAGCGATGTGTCGAAGCAGACGAGGGCGGATGTCCTCCGCATGATCCACGGCGCGTCATTCGTGGTCACCATGTACTTTGACAAGGTCGATTCGGAGTTCCTCGACGCCGCCGGGCCTGGCCTCAAGGGGGTGTGCAACTTCGCGGTCGGATATGACAACATCGACGTTGCCCTCTGCAAGCAGCGTGGAGTGAAGGTCGCCAACACACCTGGAGCCGTGACGGAGGGCACCGCGGATCTCGCGTGGGCGCTCATCCTCGCGTGCGCCAGGCGCCTCATCGAAGCCGATCGATTCGCACGCACGGATGAGTACGCCCGTCGAGGGCCGCTCGGGATTACAGAGTTTCTCGGGATGGATCTGACCGGTCGAACGCTTCTCATTGTCGGTGCTGGTCGGATCGGTTACGCGACCGCACTGCGATCGATCGGCTGGGGGATGCCGGTGCTCTACGTCGCCAGATCACGCCATCTCGACTTTGAACTCGCGCCGCTCGCGGCCCGACGCGTGAATCTTGAAGAGGGGCTGCGCGAGGCGGATGTGGTCAGTGTTCACACCCCACTCACATCTGAGACCAGGCACATCATCGATGCGAAGGCGATATCGCAGATGAAGCCCACGTCGATCCTCATCAACACATCCCGCGGCCCGACGGTCGACGAGGGCGCACTGGTCTCAGCCCTGAAAGAGCGTCGGATCTGGGGGGCTGGTCTCGACGTCTTCGAGCACGAGCCAAGACTGCATCCCGGTCTCGCAGAGCTCACGAACGTCGTGCTCGCGCCGCACATCGGGAGCGCGGAGACGAAGTATCGTCTGCTCATGACAGAGATGGTCTCCGAGAACGCGAGAGCGGTGCTCAGCGGAAGAGAGCCGATCAATCCGGTCTACTGA
- a CDS encoding sigma-54-dependent Fis family transcriptional regulator: MARILIIEDESNIRFTIARSLRASGHEIVECETLPDADEAMARSRFDAILTDVNLGSGNGIDLVARLREDGYDGVIVVMTGFGSVESAVRAMRVGADDYLEKPVRLDELGILLNRLLAARADRRKLRLYKRLEGVGGAVSAVIGQSSGWLQTLSLAERMAQSPVPSSHDPRAGASLPTILLLGETGVGKGVLARHIHDASRKASGSADAPYVHVNCSALPAALIESELFGHERGAFTDARSAREGLFEMADGGTIFLDEIGDMPLELQAKLLSVLERGMIRRIGGSRETPVRVRVVAATNQDLEQRAAAGLFRKDLLYRLNALTIRIPPLRERGEDGVLIGCASLDRMLREYGRPPAQLSPDAIDAIRSYGWPGNVRELLNTMQRVAMLCDQQEITAIDLGLDPAPAHPSSEDGDRVAHNSDRTSTGGLHFDFDAGSCTFTDVERELMKQSLAKTRGNVSRAAKLIGMQRSSFRYRIERYGLESFVREASQ; this comes from the coding sequence GTGGCCAGAATTCTGATCATCGAGGATGAGTCGAACATTCGATTCACGATCGCCCGCTCCCTTCGTGCGAGCGGGCACGAGATTGTGGAATGCGAGACATTGCCGGATGCCGACGAGGCGATGGCTCGATCGCGTTTCGATGCGATCCTCACCGATGTGAACCTTGGTTCGGGTAACGGGATCGATCTGGTTGCCCGGCTCCGCGAAGACGGGTACGACGGCGTGATCGTCGTAATGACGGGGTTCGGCTCCGTTGAATCGGCCGTGAGAGCGATGAGAGTCGGTGCCGATGACTATCTGGAAAAACCGGTTCGTCTCGATGAGCTCGGGATCCTGTTGAATCGACTTCTGGCGGCCCGCGCCGACAGGCGCAAACTGCGTCTCTACAAGAGACTGGAGGGAGTCGGCGGCGCAGTGTCGGCTGTCATCGGGCAGAGTTCTGGCTGGCTCCAGACGCTCTCGCTCGCAGAGCGAATGGCGCAAAGCCCAGTACCGTCAAGCCACGATCCCCGGGCCGGTGCATCACTGCCGACGATCCTGCTGCTCGGTGAGACTGGGGTAGGCAAGGGCGTGCTCGCCCGGCATATCCACGACGCCTCGCGAAAGGCCTCAGGATCTGCGGATGCGCCGTATGTCCACGTGAACTGCTCTGCTCTGCCTGCGGCACTGATCGAGTCTGAACTCTTCGGGCATGAGCGGGGCGCCTTCACCGACGCGAGGTCGGCAAGAGAAGGCCTGTTTGAGATGGCGGATGGCGGGACGATCTTCCTCGATGAGATCGGCGACATGCCGCTTGAATTGCAGGCAAAGCTCCTCTCCGTGCTCGAGCGCGGCATGATCCGGCGAATCGGCGGCTCACGCGAGACACCGGTGCGGGTTCGCGTTGTGGCGGCGACGAACCAGGATCTTGAGCAGCGAGCCGCGGCGGGGTTGTTCCGTAAGGACCTGCTCTACCGGCTGAACGCACTCACGATCCGAATCCCACCCCTTCGTGAGCGAGGGGAGGATGGCGTGCTGATCGGGTGCGCGTCGCTTGACCGGATGCTCCGCGAATACGGCCGCCCTCCGGCACAACTCTCGCCAGATGCGATCGATGCGATACGGTCTTACGGCTGGCCGGGCAACGTGAGAGAACTTCTCAACACGATGCAGCGCGTCGCCATGCTCTGTGACCAGCAGGAGATCACGGCCATCGATCTTGGTCTTGACCCCGCACCGGCTCACCCCTCGTCCGAAGATGGAGATCGGGTTGCTCACAACAGTGATCGGACCTCAACCGGGGGGCTTCATTTCGACTTTGACGCCGGCTCGTGCACGTTCACGGATGTCGAACGCGAGCTGATGAAACAATCTCTTGCCAAGACCCGAGGGAATGTCTCCCGGGCCGCCAAGCTGATCGGGATGCAGCGGAGCAGTTTCCGCTACCGGATCGAGCGGTACGGCCTGGAGTCATTCGTTCGGGAGGCAAGTCAGTGA
- a CDS encoding HAMP domain-containing histidine kinase — protein sequence MLLAGLVAAVLLLQATAIWSIVILEREIAWPMRGAEATLRSISDSRRTVEKLAQALGHDSWLMSTTPAHEREIDSAAVSTLTESMLQQLEHLQSPESEIVRTGISSTRTLMRQGEAAAAAAIDAATTPSRIGVAIAELSTINNLLGRLEQHVLNNTSLQVRHARTIRAYVLGVSAACLVALALTVLLGSLLFTRWIVQPVAMLRTATTRIAAGDYEHRVPVRARDEIGQLSGEVNQMAQTIGTMIEERVERERLAAVGEMVRRVTHNLRNPLSGIRSLAEVTRSELPPDSDLREVQSRIMATVDRFEIWLRDLLRTTQPLELAPVRLSVNRWINDILPTLLPLADSKSVLIDIQTSPSEVFVMADPVHLEHALIAVVTNAIEAVGTGGRTMVSVIPDGPDWVRIDVIDDGPGIPPEHRHRIFEQHFTTKPGGTGIGLAMAKYVIQQHRGTIASESAEYPLLGRESAKIGACIRIRIPSAPEH from the coding sequence TTGCTCCTGGCCGGCCTCGTTGCGGCGGTTCTCCTGCTCCAAGCGACTGCGATATGGTCGATCGTCATTCTGGAGCGTGAGATCGCGTGGCCTATGCGCGGTGCCGAAGCGACCCTGCGATCAATCTCAGACAGTCGTCGGACTGTCGAGAAACTCGCTCAGGCACTCGGTCACGATAGTTGGCTGATGTCAACGACACCGGCACACGAGCGCGAGATTGATTCCGCTGCGGTTTCAACACTAACCGAATCGATGCTCCAGCAACTTGAGCATCTCCAGAGCCCTGAGAGCGAGATCGTGCGAACAGGGATCTCATCGACACGCACCCTGATGCGGCAGGGCGAAGCCGCGGCGGCGGCGGCGATTGATGCCGCGACAACACCGAGTCGTATCGGCGTTGCGATCGCCGAGCTCTCGACAATCAACAATCTGCTCGGGAGACTGGAGCAGCACGTGCTGAACAACACGTCGCTTCAGGTCCGTCATGCAAGGACAATCCGTGCGTATGTGCTGGGTGTTTCTGCGGCATGCCTCGTCGCGCTCGCCCTGACCGTGCTTCTCGGTTCGCTCCTCTTCACTCGCTGGATCGTGCAGCCAGTCGCGATGCTCCGCACCGCCACCACCCGCATCGCTGCGGGCGATTACGAGCATCGTGTGCCGGTGCGAGCAAGGGACGAGATCGGACAATTGAGCGGCGAGGTCAACCAGATGGCCCAGACCATCGGGACCATGATCGAGGAACGCGTCGAGCGTGAACGACTCGCAGCGGTCGGGGAGATGGTGCGACGAGTGACGCACAATCTTCGGAACCCCCTCTCCGGTATCCGATCGCTGGCCGAGGTGACACGCTCAGAACTGCCCCCTGATTCCGATTTGCGCGAAGTGCAATCCAGGATCATGGCCACGGTGGATCGATTCGAGATCTGGCTCCGAGACCTGCTCCGAACGACACAACCGTTGGAGCTTGCGCCGGTGCGACTCAGCGTCAACCGCTGGATCAACGACATCCTTCCCACGCTGCTGCCGCTCGCTGACAGCAAGAGCGTTCTGATCGATATCCAAACCTCTCCATCTGAAGTGTTTGTCATGGCAGACCCCGTGCATCTGGAGCATGCTCTGATCGCTGTGGTCACGAACGCGATCGAAGCCGTCGGCACCGGGGGCCGCACCATGGTGAGCGTCATCCCCGATGGCCCGGACTGGGTGCGGATCGACGTGATCGACGACGGACCGGGGATCCCTCCGGAACACCGACACCGCATTTTCGAGCAGCACTTTACGACAAAGCCAGGAGGGACTGGCATTGGCCTTGCAATGGCCAAGTATGTCATCCAACAACACCGCGGCACCATCGCCTCCGAATCAGCAGAATACCCCCTACTCGGGCGTGAAAGCGCGAAAATTGGTGCCTGCATCCGCATCCGTATCCCATCAGCACCCGAACATTGA
- a CDS encoding class IV adenylate cyclase — protein sequence MQNLEFKCELRDLSLARSIILRLGAVHAGTLEQTDTYYRVPSGRLKKRETVGEPTEYIFYHRPDRLNPKISQFTIFSEPQAVERFGATPLPTWVVVRKVRELFLLGNVRIHLDQVSKLGTFLEFEAMVTNAVTVEHCQKQLTDLRAALAPVLGEPIGCGYSDLLAKDEDDQPQKLLGPGRA from the coding sequence ATGCAGAACCTCGAGTTCAAATGCGAACTCCGCGACCTGTCCCTCGCACGGTCGATCATTCTGCGGCTGGGTGCGGTTCATGCGGGCACGCTTGAGCAGACCGACACCTACTACCGCGTCCCAAGCGGTCGGCTGAAGAAACGCGAGACCGTCGGCGAGCCGACCGAGTACATCTTCTACCACCGCCCCGACCGGCTGAACCCCAAGATCAGCCAGTTCACCATCTTCTCCGAGCCGCAGGCCGTCGAACGATTCGGGGCAACGCCCCTCCCTACGTGGGTCGTCGTCCGCAAGGTGCGGGAGCTCTTTCTGCTCGGAAACGTCCGCATCCACCTCGACCAGGTTTCGAAGCTCGGCACCTTCCTCGAGTTTGAGGCGATGGTCACTAACGCGGTCACTGTCGAGCACTGCCAGAAGCAGCTCACCGACCTCCGTGCCGCTCTCGCGCCGGTCCTCGGCGAACCGATCGGTTGCGGGTACAGCGATCTCCTCGCAAAGGACGAGGACGATCAGCCCCAGAAGCTCCTCGGCCCGGGACGCGCCTGA